Proteins from a single region of SAR324 cluster bacterium:
- the amt gene encoding ammonium transporter, producing the protein MEFQAEMKYVLDTIWLLISGAFVMWMAAGFAMLEAGLVRSKNTTAILTKNITLYSVACITFYLVGYNLMYGEGNTLMGSGFALSGTSSESHSLLSDFFFQVVFVATAASIVSGTLAERIRFWPFLAFTLVLTAFIYPIQGHWSWGGTALGGLMDGFSDFAGSTIVHSVGGWAALAGAILLGARKGKYGPDGKVNAIPGSNLPLATLGTFILWLGWFGFNGGSQLALGSKGNADAISAVFAYTNIAACAGAVVAMILTQLLYKKVDLTMVLNGALSGLVAITAGPDYPSMGLAMLIGGIGGALVVYAVPMFDKLKIDDPVGALSVHLVNGIWGTLAVGIFKPDASLGAQIMGILCVGAFVFGTSFVVWFALKLIMGLRVSEEEEFSGMDIPEFGLAAYPEFVQSTGYDYGSSSGEKGTRAVPSGKLATQS; encoded by the coding sequence GCAGGCCTCGTCCGTAGCAAAAATACGACAGCAATATTGACAAAGAATATTACGTTGTATTCGGTCGCTTGTATCACATTTTACCTGGTTGGATACAACTTGATGTACGGCGAAGGTAACACTCTGATGGGTTCTGGCTTTGCCTTGTCGGGAACTTCATCAGAGAGTCACAGTTTACTCTCCGATTTCTTCTTCCAAGTGGTTTTTGTAGCAACGGCAGCTTCAATTGTGTCAGGAACACTTGCAGAACGGATTCGCTTTTGGCCGTTTCTAGCTTTCACACTAGTTCTGACCGCATTCATATACCCGATTCAGGGTCACTGGAGCTGGGGTGGAACAGCCTTGGGTGGCCTGATGGATGGTTTCAGCGACTTTGCGGGATCAACCATCGTTCATTCCGTTGGGGGTTGGGCAGCTTTGGCAGGTGCAATTCTGCTTGGTGCCCGTAAAGGCAAATATGGTCCTGATGGTAAAGTGAATGCTATCCCAGGATCAAATCTTCCACTGGCTACGCTAGGCACCTTCATACTTTGGTTGGGTTGGTTTGGATTCAATGGTGGGTCTCAATTAGCGCTGGGCTCTAAGGGCAACGCTGACGCCATATCAGCTGTTTTTGCTTACACAAACATTGCCGCATGTGCCGGAGCGGTGGTGGCTATGATTCTGACGCAATTGCTTTATAAAAAGGTAGATCTAACAATGGTTTTGAATGGGGCACTGTCAGGATTGGTAGCGATTACTGCCGGGCCTGATTATCCATCAATGGGCCTTGCAATGTTGATTGGAGGTATCGGTGGGGCATTGGTCGTGTACGCTGTACCAATGTTTGACAAGCTCAAAATTGATGACCCAGTTGGGGCACTATCAGTTCACTTGGTGAATGGAATATGGGGAACTCTAGCTGTCGGGATCTTCAAGCCGGACGCATCGTTGGGGGCTCAGATTATGGGAATTCTCTGCGTGGGGGCTTTTGTTTTCGGAACCAGCTTTGTCGTCTGGTTCGCTCTGAAATTGATTATGGGCTTAAGAGTATCTGAAGAAGAAGAGTTTTCTGGGATGGACATTCCAGAATTCGGTCTTGCTGCCTACCCAGAATTTGTTCAGTCGACTGGATACGATTATGGCAGTAGCAGCGGTGAAAAGGGAACAAGAGCTGTTCCATCTGGAAAACTCGCCACTCAATCGTAA
- a CDS encoding argininosuccinate synthase, translated as MKREKLVLAYSGGLDTSVLVHWLTSEKYDVIALCLDLGQQVEDLEAIRTKGHKAGAVEVLLENVQEEFVRDFVVPAIQWNAIYEGTYLLGTSLARPLIAKKQIEVAQQYGASAVGHGATGKGNDQVRFELSYYSLQPDIQVVAPWKIPEFFKKYPGRTELLAYAQQNGIPVKATVQQPWSSDENLMHISFESGMLEDPWQAPLAEMFELSKSPQDAPDQSREILIEFEQGIPVSVDGERLSLAALLTRLNQIGGENGIGRVDMVESRFVGMKSRGVYETPGGTILHAAHRAVESLTLDRNVINLKDSLMPRFAQLAYNGFWFCPEMELLLSLGKQSQERVSGTARLELYKGNCMVTGRKSPFSLYDEDIATMEKDQGSYNPQDADGFIRLHALPLRIQRRLQNKWQIDI; from the coding sequence ATGAAAAGAGAAAAGCTGGTACTCGCCTATTCAGGTGGATTAGACACTTCCGTCTTGGTTCATTGGCTCACATCAGAGAAATACGATGTTATCGCACTATGTCTCGATCTGGGACAGCAAGTTGAAGATTTGGAAGCGATTCGTACTAAGGGTCACAAAGCTGGTGCAGTGGAAGTACTGCTTGAGAACGTTCAAGAAGAATTCGTCAGGGACTTTGTGGTCCCTGCGATTCAGTGGAATGCGATCTACGAAGGTACCTACTTATTAGGGACCTCACTAGCCAGGCCATTGATTGCAAAGAAACAAATTGAGGTCGCCCAACAATATGGAGCTTCTGCAGTTGGACATGGAGCAACTGGAAAAGGGAATGATCAGGTACGTTTCGAACTGTCCTACTACTCCTTGCAACCAGATATTCAAGTTGTTGCACCATGGAAAATTCCTGAATTTTTTAAGAAATATCCTGGGCGTACAGAACTCTTGGCTTATGCACAACAAAACGGGATCCCTGTCAAAGCTACAGTTCAACAGCCTTGGAGTTCTGACGAGAACTTGATGCATATCAGTTTTGAATCTGGAATGTTAGAAGATCCGTGGCAGGCTCCGTTAGCAGAAATGTTTGAGTTGTCCAAATCTCCTCAGGATGCACCCGATCAAAGTAGAGAAATCCTAATTGAATTTGAGCAAGGGATTCCGGTATCAGTTGATGGGGAGCGATTATCGCTGGCTGCGTTACTCACTCGATTGAATCAAATTGGTGGTGAAAATGGCATCGGTCGGGTTGACATGGTCGAATCTCGATTTGTGGGGATGAAATCTCGTGGTGTTTATGAAACTCCGGGGGGCACCATTCTTCATGCCGCTCATCGTGCGGTTGAGTCACTTACCTTGGACAGAAATGTAATCAATTTAAAAGACTCTCTGATGCCTCGTTTTGCACAGCTAGCCTACAACGGATTTTGGTTCTGTCCAGAGATGGAGCTTTTGCTCTCGCTTGGAAAACAGAGTCAGGAAAGAGTCTCAGGGACAGCCCGTTTGGAACTGTACAAGGGGAACTGCATGGTTACTGGTCGTAAGTCTCCATTCAGTCTTTATGATGAAGATATTGCGACGATGGAGAAGGATCAGGGTTCTTACAACCCACAAGATGCTGATGGCTTCATACGATTACACGCTCTTCCTCTTCGAATCCAACGTAGGCTGCAGAACAAGTGGCAAATTGATATCTGA
- the trxB gene encoding thioredoxin-disulfide reductase: MSIPIHHRLIILGSGPAGLTAAIYAARANLKPVLVHGIQPGGQLTITTEVENYPGFPEGIQGPEVMELFKKQAERFETQFVEGEVVSCDLSKRPFQLQMGDSADLSCDALIIATGASAKWLGLDSEQRFMNRGVSACATCDGFFFRNQDVAVVGGGDTALEEALFLSNLCQTVTVIHRRGELRASKIMQARALKNEKITFLWHTAVDEVLGDDSGMTGLRLCNLQLDSIKEQKFTGMFVAIGHQPNTGIFQGQLELNENGYINVEAGSTFTSVEGVFASGDAQDFVYRQAVTAAGTGCMAAIDAERWLAEQEI, from the coding sequence ATGAGCATACCAATCCATCACCGATTAATTATTTTGGGCTCAGGCCCAGCTGGTCTGACTGCAGCAATTTATGCTGCCAGGGCCAATCTCAAACCCGTGTTGGTTCATGGCATCCAACCTGGTGGTCAACTCACTATCACGACGGAGGTAGAAAATTATCCCGGGTTTCCTGAAGGAATTCAGGGGCCTGAAGTTATGGAATTGTTTAAGAAGCAGGCAGAGCGCTTTGAAACTCAATTCGTTGAGGGAGAAGTAGTATCCTGTGATCTTAGTAAAAGACCATTTCAACTGCAGATGGGAGATTCCGCAGATTTGAGTTGTGATGCACTGATCATTGCAACTGGTGCATCCGCCAAATGGCTAGGATTAGATTCAGAACAAAGATTTATGAATCGTGGAGTATCGGCTTGTGCCACTTGCGATGGTTTTTTCTTCCGTAATCAGGATGTTGCTGTAGTGGGTGGGGGTGATACAGCTTTGGAAGAAGCACTTTTTCTTTCTAACCTTTGCCAGACTGTGACGGTCATTCACAGGCGTGGAGAATTAAGAGCAAGTAAAATTATGCAGGCCCGTGCGCTCAAAAATGAAAAAATTACGTTTCTCTGGCATACAGCAGTTGATGAAGTCTTGGGAGATGATAGTGGAATGACCGGATTGCGTTTGTGCAACCTACAACTAGACTCAATTAAAGAACAAAAATTTACTGGAATGTTCGTTGCCATTGGCCATCAACCAAACACAGGAATCTTTCAAGGACAACTAGAACTGAATGAAAATGGCTACATCAACGTTGAAGCAGGCAGCACCTTTACCTCTGTTGAAGGTGTCTTTGCCAGTGGAGATGCGCAAGATTTTGTTTATCGCCAAGCGGTGACAGCAGCTGGTACGGGATGTATGGCTGCAATTGACGCCGAACGCTGGTTGGCAGAACAAGAAATCTGA